Part of the Rhizobium sp. CCGE531 genome is shown below.
GATATCGGCCGGTCGCCTGGAGTTGCTGCACCATGTCGTCCTCACTCAAGGCAGCCGATGGTTGGCGCTTCGGGAGCAATGAAGCAGCTGCCTTCGCGGAAGGTGTCTCACTTGAAACAAACAAATCGAACTGCTGCGTCACTCAGTCCCCGACGTTATCTTAGAACGAACTCTCCAGACTGCATTGTCCGGCAAATCGGTATAGGCTATCTCCTCCAAAAAATCAGGAGAAAAAGCACAGGATAACGGCGATGTAACTGATCTGACATGCGTCACAGCCCGACCGTACCGCCTCTCACACAATGATGCATGTTGGTCTACTTAGACAGGATCGCCGGTCCAGTCTTCATGTCTACGGCGTATTCGGATCACGAAAATTGCTCCGTTTTCCTCGATCCTGTAGACAATAGGATGGGCCTCGAACGGATGAATTCTAACTGGTGGCGAAATCTCTTCCAGCTCACGTGCCATTCGCGGGTTGGCGGCAATGAGGTCAAGCACAGCGAACAAGTCATCATGATATCGCCTCGCCTGTGTGGATCCGAACATGCTTACACCTTGTTCGGCGATCGCAATGATGTCCTCTTCCGCCTCAACTGAAAGGCTAAAATTAAAATGCATTATCTGCTGCCGCGCATAGTGTCCACGCGCGCGACTGCCGCAACAAAGAAGGCGCCGAGCTTCGCACTTGACCGCAGGAGGCAATATCAATGACAGGCCGAGGGTTGGAATTCGCGTGATTTGATCGACAACGAGAAGCGTTTGCCAAAAACGCCTCCAGTCCCGATCAAGGTGTGGGTTCGATGACTTTATGCTGAGATGGAGTCATCTCTAGGGATTTCCCCGTATCGCCGCCGAGATCGCCTGGCAAATTACTGAACTCCGTCTCTCGCCCGCAGGTCGCATGGCGTCGAAGCGCTCGGCGATTGAACGATTTGAGCAAATTTTGCAGGTCGTCGACGAAGGTGAAGATGACCGGGATAATGATGAGGCTGAGCAGCGTTGATATCATCACGCCGCCGATCACCACAATGGCCATCGGCTGCCGGAAGCTGGAATCCCCACCCGACAGGCTGAGCGCGGCCGGCAGCATGCCCGAGGCCATGGCAAGGGTGGTCATGACGATCGGCCGCGCCCGCTTGTGGCAGGCATCGACGAGCGCATCGAACCGGGACATGCCTCGGCGACGTGACATGATCGCATATTCGATGAGAAGGATGGAGTTCTTCGTCACAACGCCCATCAGCATGAGAAGGCCGATGACGGCAGGCATCGAGAAACTGGTGCCCGTCACCACCAGCGGCACCAGCGCGCCGCCGAGCGAGAGCGGCAGGGCCATCAGAAGCGTGAGCGGCTGCAGGAAATCGTGGAACAGCAGGACGAGCACCGTATAGATGCAGAACACACCGATCGCCATCGCAAGCGCGAAGCTCTGGAACAGCTCGGAGCTGCGCTGAAGCTCGCCGTGTTCCACCAGCGTAACGCCTGGCGGCAGATGCTGGAGAGCCGGCAGCGCCTTCGCCTCGCGGTTGACGTCGCCGAGGATGCGGCCATTGAGTTCGACGGAAACGGTGACATTGCGCATGCGGTCGATACGATCGATCTCCGAAGGACTGCCGCCGATGCGGATATCGGCAATCGATCCGAGATCGACATTGCCTTTGGCGCCGGGAACGCGCATGTTTTTGATGTCGTCGAGATTGGTGCGCGTTTCCGGCGAGAAGCGGACGACGATCGGGATCTGCCGCTGTGGCAGATTGAGCTTCGGCAGATCCGAGGAATATTCCCCATTTGTCGCCACGCGCACGGCGCTCGCGATTGCATTCGATGTCACGCCGAGCGCTGCAGCACGCGCAAAATCGGGGGTGATCTGGATTTCCGGCGCTTGCCTCGCCGCCGTCGATGTCACGGCGCCTATGCCCTGCAGCGTTCGAAGCTGCTCCTCGAGCGCCGTGCTTGCGCTGTCGAGGGCATTGGCATCGTCGCTGGCCAGAGTGAACTCGAGCTTGGTACCGTTGCCGATACCGACCGCCACACGCACTCCGGGGAGGACGGAGAGCGCCTGCCGGATATCGTTCTCGATCTCCGACTGCTTGCGGTCGCGCCCATCAATCGGCGTCAGCGTGGCGACGATCGCGGCAGACCCGACACTGCTCCTGGCGACCGTCGCACCACCGCCCGAGGATCCCGAGCCGACAGCAGCAAACACATGTGTCACGTCGGGAATCTCACTGAGAATATCTGCGGCCTTCCTGGTTGCAGCGTCGGTTTGCTCGACAGTGGCGCCGGGCTGCAGGGTGAGCGTGATCTGCGTCCGCGAGTCGTCAGCGGCTGGCAGGTATCCCGTTCTTAAGAGGGGGATAACGGAAAGCGAAACCGCAACGACGACGGCAGTCACGGCCACTGTTGTCTTCCGGTGATCGAGGGCAGCCTTCGCGAGCGCCATATAGGCGCGCATGATTCGGCCATCCTTCTGCTCCGACGGATGAGCCTTCATGAAATAGGCGGCCATCATGGGGGTAAGCAGACGCGCAACGACAAGCGAGGCAACGACGGCAACAGCGGCGGTGATGCCGAACTGACGGAACAGGAGGCCCGGTATGCCGCTCATGAATGCCGTCGGCAGGAAGACGGCGACCAGCGTGAAGGTGGTGGCGATGACGGCCAGCCCGATCTCGTTGGCCGCCTCCATCGCGGCATCGATCGGCCGCTTGCCCATCTGCAGGTGGCGGGCAATGTTTTCAATCTCGACGATGGCGTCGTCGACGAGAATACCTACCACAAGCGACAGCGCCAGCAAGGTGACGACGTTCAGACTGAAGCCCGCCAGGTACATGACCAGGAAGGTCGGTATGGCCGACAAGGGCAGTGCCACAGCCGACAGGATCGTCGCGCGCCAGTCCCGAAGGAAGAGCCAGACGACCACGATTGCCAGGATCGCACCCTCATACAGTATGTGCATCGAGCCGTCATAATTGCCGAGAATTGACCCGATCAGGCTGTAGACTGCATGGATCTGCACATTGGGATGCGACGCTGCGAAGTTTTTCATTGCCGTGCTAACGTCAGCCGAAACGCTGCTGTCGGAAAACCCGTTCGAACGCTTGATTTCGACGGCGATCACCGGCTTGCCGTCGAGATAGGCCATCGAGGAGCGCTCCGCGAAGCTGTCCTTGACCGAGGCGATGTCGTCGAGCCGGGCCTGCTGCCCGTTAGCGAGCGGTATAGTGAGCTCCCTCAGGGCCCCGACCGACTCTACGGCGCCGAGCGTGCGCAATGTCTGACGCGTGCCGCCGACTTCGCCAAGGCCGCCAGACTTGTCGGCTTGCACGGCCTTCAACTGCGCTGATACGGTCGCGGCGGTGACGCCGAACGACGCCATCGTCGAAGGATCGAGATCGACATGGACCTCGCGATCGATCCCGCCGATGCGGTTGACCTGGCCGACGCCCGGGACCGATAGCAGTGCCTTGGTCAGATCGTTATCGACAAACCAGGAGAGTTCGGTCTCGTTGAGAGCGGTCGAGCGGACGGCATAGGTGACAAGTGCGGAGCTTTGGACGGTGGCCTTCGTAACGATCGGTGTCGCCATCTGTGCCGGCAGATCGGCCTTGACGCTATCGACGGCATTGCGGACCTCATTGAGGGCCGTTTCGCTGTCTTTCTGCAGCTTGAAGGATACCTTGGTCGAGACGGTGCCGTCGGTGATCGTCGTGAGAATATGATCGAGATGGCTCAAGGAGGTGAGGCTATCCTCGATGGTGCGGGCAACCTCCGTCTCGAGCTGCGTCGGCGCAGCGCCGTCGAGCGTGGCGGTGACACTGATAGTCGGCAGGTCCATATCCGGAAAGTACTGAACCGCCAGCTGTTTGAATGCCCAAAGCCCGCCAAATCCAAACATCACAAACAGCAATATCGCTGGTATGGGATTGCGGATCGAGAAGGCGGAGAAATTCATCAGTTCTTCTCCGCAATCTTCACGAGGTCATTGTCCGACAGAAAGGCACCGCCCGACGTCACGACCTTCGACGACCGATCGATGCCGAAGACGATCTCGACTTCACCATTGTTGCGGCGGCCGGTTTCGACGCGGACCCGTCGCACCCGCTTGTCCTCGCCGGCGGTGAAGACGTAGCTGATGCCATCCCGGAACACGATTGCGGTCTCGGGGACGGTGAGCGCCGGTGTGGTCTGCAACTCGATGCTGCCCGTGACGTAGAGGCCGGTCCGCGGACGAATGTCGGCGGGAAGCGCGACATAGACGATCGCCCGGCTGGTGTCGGTGCTGACCGAGGGTCCGACAAGCCGCACCTTGCCGGCAATGACGTGACCTTCCGGCCCGTTGATCCTAACGCTCAGGCCTTCCGAAATCCGCGGCAGATAACGCGCCGATACTTCGGCCTGCCATTCGACACGCTGCTGGCGCACCATGCGGAACAGCTCGGTGCCGGTGGAGACGACGGCGCCGAGGTTGGCGGAACGCGAGGTTATGAGGCCATCGTCGGCGGCGGTGATGGTCGTATGCGCAAGCTTGATCTTTTCGCCGTCGAGCGCTGCTTCCTCCGATGTCAGGCTTGCCGTCGCCGTCTGCTCGTCCGCCAGATATTCAGTGATTTTCTCGTCGGCGAGGGCCCCCGAAGTGCTGAGCTGGCGTGCACGATCCGCATTCGCCTTGGCCTTTGTCAGATTTGCCTTGGCAGTCACGACAGCCGCCTCCTGCTTGCGAAGGTCCGCCAGTACGCTGTCCTGCGAAAGCCGGGCCAGCGTCTGCCCCTTCGTGACCACGGACCCGACATCCGCCAGGACGTCGGTGATGCGCAGGCCGCTCGTCTCGGAGGCGATGATTGCTTCCTGCCAGGGTTTCAGCCAGCCGCTCGCGGGAACGGTTTCCGGCCAGTCCCGTATTGCCGGCGCCGTCAGAGAAACGGTCAGAGCGGGTGCGGCCGCCTGTTCAGCCATGCTATTGGCGCAGGGAAACTGGAGTGCTGCACAGACAAGAACGGCAACGAGTAGAAGACACGGTTTTCTCAAATGGCAATTCCTCGCAGTTCACGGGTGTCCGCGCGCAACCGTGGCGTCAAAAATGTCGGCTGTTGTGGTGCAAAGTTGAAATGCCTGACGGTCTCGAAGGTGACAAAACTCAACTGTTCAAAACATCTTGGCGACACCAGTGATGTCGGGCTATTCCGCCATCCAAAGCAGCAGTTTTTTGTCGGCGACTCCGTCAGAGATCGCCAATCAGCTGCTGGATTGAGCCAGGATTGGGCGCGCTCGCCAACTATAACAAGACCACCTACGGCCGGGGAGAGGCTAGCGTTTTGAGGACACTGGCATCCGATTGGACCAGGGAAACACAGAGTCAAAGTTGTCTTCGAGGAGGTGAATACCGCTAAATCGCCTCTTAAGGTTCGCGTGGGACAATAGAGCCTGTTGCGCCGACGTTTGCTGCGTCTGGTCATCCTATTGCGTATGCTGCTTCCTCGACAGCTCGGCCTACACGCATGCGGATGGCCTCGGAAATCACCTCCCCGTGGGCGAAGTCATTACGGGTGGCATAGATTGCGGTCGGCATCGCAAGCGCTTCAAAGAACCCGAACAGAGGGCGCAACTGATGCTCGACGACAAGCGAATGACGCTCGCCTCCGCCCGTCGCAGCGATGATGATAGGCTTGCCCCTCAGCGATGTTGGATCGAGCAAATCGAAATAGTGCTTGAATAGGCCGGTGTAACTGCCCTTGTAGGTGGGTGAGCCTACAACCAGGACATCTGCCTCCAGCATTTGGTCTACGACCCCGCGTGCTTGAGCGTTAAGGTCGTCTAGCCGTTTGGCCGCCAATAGTGAAGGTCCAAGGTCATCGACATCGAAGGACTGCGCCACCGCTCGCGTTTTGATTGCCAATTGCCCGACGATATGGTCGACGAATGTGCGCGTCGTGGACGGTCGTGTTATGTTCCCCGAGAAGCCAAATATCTTCGTTTGCGGCATGTCGATCTCCAAATGCTCAGCAGTTATAAGTCATCTAAACTCTGTCATTCGTCCCTTACGGAAACGATGACCTATTCGACGGTGACTGATTTCGCCAGATTGCGCGGCTGATCGACGTCCGTGCCCGCAAACACGGCCGTATGATAGGCGAGTAATTGGACCGGCAGCGAGAAGATCATCGGCGCAATGATCTCGTCCACATTTGGAAGAACGATTGTTTGCATCGTGTCGAGCTTCAAGGCGCGAGCGCCCTTCTCATCCGTGATCAAGATGATCCGTCCGCCGCGGGCCGCAACCTCCTGCATGTTGGAAGCGGTCTTATCGAAAAAGCGGTCGTGCGGTGCGATCACGATAACCGGCATGTTCTCATCGATGAGAGCAATTGGACCGTGTTTCAGTTCGCCGGCAGCATACCCTTGCGCGTGAATATAGGAAATCTCCTTTAGTTTCAGGGCGCCTTCCATGGCCAAAGGGAAGCTGGTTCCGCGGCCAAGATAGAGCACGGCGCGGCACTTTGCCAATTCACGCGATAGAAGTTCGATCCTGGGTTGGATGCTGTTGAGCACCTGCCCCATGACGCGCGGCATCTCGGCAAGCCGGCCGACCAGTGTCTGTTCCTCCTTCTCCGTAAGGGTGCCACGCGCCCTGCCGGCAGCAACCGCGAGCGCAGCCAATACGGCGAGTTGGCATGTAAAGGCCTTCGTAGACGCAACGCCGATCTCCGGTCCGGCGAGGATCGGGAACACAGTGTCGGACTCTCGTGCTATCGTCGATTCGGGCGTGTTGACGACTGCACCGGTCTTCAAGCCGTGCTCCTTGCAATAGCGTAGGCAAGCAAGTGTATCGGCCGTCTCGCCCGATTGTGAGATGAAGAGAGCTGCCACCTGTGGCGAGAACGGGATTTCGCGGTACCGAAATTCGGAGGCGACATCAATTTCGACCGGCAGACGTGCGTAGTGCTCGAACCAGTATTTGCCGATCAGTCCGGCCAAGTACGCAGTGCCGCAGGCGGAGATCGCCAAGCTTTGCACGTTGGCGAAGACGGTGTCGCGCCAAGCCGCGACCACCTGATTGTCGCTGAAGTTGAGGTAATGGCCAAGGGTATCGGAGATGGCCTCCGGCTGGTCGTAAATCTCCTTCTCCATGAAATGGCGATAGTTGCCCTTGTCGATCATATGGGCCGTCACCACCGAGATCTGCCGCGGTCGGGTGGTGACCTTTCCGTCGATATCGAAGATACGTACGCCAGTCTTGTCGATGACCGCCCAATCGCCGTCGATCAGGTAGGTGATCTCGTTAGTGAAGGGCGCCAGCGCAATCGCGTCCGATCCGAGAAACATCTCGCCGCTTCCGTGACCGATCGCGAGCGGCGGGCCATTCCGGGCAGCCATGATGGTCGAAGGGTCCTCCTCGAAGAGCAGAGCCAGCGAGTAAGCGCCTCGGACGCGCTTCAGCATCGCATGCATAGCTTCGCGCCGGCCCATGCCGTCCCGGCGAAGTCTTGCCACGAGATGCGCGATGACCTCCGTGTCGGTGTCGGTTTGGAACTCGGTGCCGGCCGCGGTCAGCTCATCCTTCAATTCGGCGAAATTCTCGATTATCCCATTGTGGACGACTGCGATGCCGTCGCTAAAATGTGGGTGGGCATTGCGTTCCGTCGGCGCGCCATGGGTTGCCCAGCGCGTATGGCCAATGCCGATTGTGCCCGCCAGGGGCTGTTCTTTCAGCTTTGCTTCAAGGTTGAGGAGCTTGCCCTCACAGCGCCGGCGATGGAGCGCTCCACCGTCGATCGTCGCGACGCCTGCCGAATCGTAGCCACGATATTCAAGCCGTTTCAATGCGTCTATCAGCCGGTCCGAAACCGGATGATGGCCGACAATACCCACAATCCCGCACATACATTCTCCGCGTTTTCGCATATCGGCCACAACGCACTCACCTAGTCCGTCAGTCTGGAGTGAGCGAAGCTGCTTCACTCCTTGATCGCCATGACGGCTATCATTCCGTCAGAACTCCGTGGCAAAACCGTCGTGCTGTCGCGCTAAGCCAAATTCAGCGCGTTCTAACGGCACTCGACTTATTGGAAAAATCGATTCTTTGGATCGCACCCATTTACGTCATGGATTATCGCCGCATCGGTTTTCACGCTGGGACCACGGGTGCCGCCTCGGACATAAACCGGCCGGTTTCCCAAGGCAGAGGTAACGTCCGTCATGATGCGCTCAGCAGCCATCATTGGTGCCAGGTATCTACGGAAACCTCGAAGGCGGGACGGTAGGTCCGCTCACACAGCCTTTTAGAAGTCACCTTCGAGCGTTCTTGTGGGAAAGCCTCCCTGGCAATAAATATCGTCTCGACCGCTCATCGAACTCGCACAAAGGATGACTTTTCGTGTCAATCTACTGTTGGAAGTTTATACGGGTTATCGCATTTGCACCTGCTGCTGCGATCATGCTGGCCGCGCATAACATATCGGCGCAGGAATCGTTCACCGCGGTGCAATGGCCAAACACGCCAACGGCACGGATTGAGGCACTTGCGATTCTCCAAACCTTGAATGCAAATCTCCTGAGTAATGCTAGCGCCACTTTGACGCTCGACCGGTGGTGTGCCGGACACAATCTCGCACCGCAAGGTTCTAAGATCGTTGCACAGCGGGTACGCGGGAGAGACAAGCCCGTCAATAGCCGCATCCGAGAACTTCTGGCGGTCGGCCCCGACGAGCCCATCGCCTACCGACATGTCCGCCTCGTTTGCGGCAATCGCGTCCTTTCTGAGGCTGACAATTGGTATGTTCCGGCAAGGCTGACAATGGACATGAATAAAGCGTTGAATACGAGCGACGTCGCCTTTGGCAGAGCCGTCCAATCTCTTAATTTCACCCGCACAAATCTATCTTCCAATTTGCTGTGGTCCCCTCTTCCAGAAGGATGGGACGTGGAAAAGGAACTACCGACACCCGCAACGGGATCTCTTATACTACCGCCCTTTCTTCTCGAACATCATGCAGTGCTGAAGCTTCAGGACGGCACTCCGTTCAGTGCGCTGGTCGAAAGCTATACGAGCAATGTATTGGACTTCCCGCCTCCACCTCTGCTTACCCACTAAGTGCCCATTGGCGCTGCGACCAAAAGCGCAGCGCCCGGGATGGTATTTTCGATCGCGACCGTAAGACAGCGTCGCCGTTGCCGAAGCTCGTCGGGTGCGTTTGTACCCGGCGAGCTTGCAGCTGTCGGTATTATTCGGTGTTGTCGATGGCGATCCGCTTGACGTTGGCTCGCTCCTTCTCGGTCTTCGGCAGCGTAACCGTAAGAAGACCGTTCTTGAACGTTGCGGCGACCTTACTCTCATCAAGCTGGCGACCCAAAGCCAGTCGCCGTTCGAAGCGTCCGTAATAACGCTCGCTGAACCCGCGATCCTTGTCCTCGGTATCGGACTTGTTTTCACCGCGAAGCGTAAGCACGCCGTCTTTCAGCAGCAACTCGATATCCTCTGGATCGATGCCCGGAATTTCCGCTATCACTCGGATTTCGTCGTCATTCTCCTTGATCTCTACGTGCGGCCACTCGCCGCCAATCGGCGATGTGCCACCAAACAACGATGGCGGACCGAAACTGCGGAAGACTTCGTCGAACAGACGGTTGACATTGCGGTGAAGCGACAGGAACGGGTCCATGTCGTCGCCACGATAGACGTTCGGAACCTGGCTGTTGCCACGGCTCCATGGGATCAGGTCACGTACACTCATGACTATCATCCTTTCTTCGGTTTTTTTCCTCCTGTCGTGCGATGACGTCCTTGGCGGTTCGGGAACAGCCGAGGAGTAAGCAGGTGCGCATCACGCTAGGCTTTGGCGCCCTCAATCTGCTTTGAAGCGGCTTTGGCAGTCTCGGCTTGGATGGCAATCCGACGCGACTTCATCTCCTCAGGTGTTTCCTTCTTGAGATTGATGAGGAGTAGCCCGTTTTCGAGCTTTGCGCCTTCGACGATCACGTGATCAGCCAGCTCAAATCTGCGCACAAACGACCTTACGGGAAGGCCTTGATGCAGATATAGTGCTTCGTCGTCCTCGGACTTCGCGCCGTTCACCACGAGCATTTTTGCCTCGTGGGTGATCGTCAGTTCGCTTTCGGCAAAACCTGCCACCGCGATCGCGATGCGATACGTGTCTTCGCCGAGTTTTAGGATGTTGAAAGGCGGCCACTTGTCGGCGTTAACGCTGGCATTTTCGAGAAGATCGAATATGCGGTCGAAGCCGATGCTGGACCTATAGAAAGGGGTAAGATCGAGGTTTGTTCTCATAGCTACATCCTCCACGGAGCAACATAGATACGAGGAACGCCAAGAAGCTCGGCGCCCCTGACGTCGTCGACTCTTTTTGGCGTCGACGACAGATGAAATGGGTAGCTAGCGAGGTAGGGTCAAGAGGGCGCGCAAGACTTTTCGAGCGGGAGTGACCTCAAACAATCACTATAAGCTCATACGGTTAGGAATCTAGACGTTCGAGAGCTTTGGAATCTCACCATCGTGTTAAAACCGCAAAAATCAAAACCGAGATAGGTTGGCGCGATGCCAAATGGATTACAGTTCGCGCGTCATTTTCATTCCGATGCCGCGTGTAGAAACTCATAAGAACCTCTTTGTCCATGCGCAGAAGGTCGTCACGTTCGATCTCTCGAACGATGGTAATCTGAAGTGAAATTCCTTTCGAACGCTCGGGAGAAGATGCCGTAGGGCGTCGAATCTCGCCAATATGGTCAAGGTTAAGCTCGGCCCCAAGGCGCAACGCGGTTATGATGCCCGCGTGTGGTAACACTCGGTCCACCCAAGGAGAACGGATGTCGCCACGGCGATAACTGCAGGTGTCTTGGCGCTTCGCCGTCAGAGGGCGCCCAGAGCAGCGATCATCTTCATAATGGCGTCCATTTGGACAGCACCCTTGATCGCATAGTTGCTGCCTGTAAAGCCCCACCAGTCCCAACAACCCCGGGGATTATACGGCCTCCGGAATGACTTATTGACTTGCGGATACAGCACTATGATACCGTTGGTATCCGCCCAGTTATTCAGATAGAGCTTGGTATACCAATCGTCCCCAATCGATTGCTGCGATTGGCGGCAGCCATGGATGGAAACATGCAGTTTGCAGTTGGCCCTAGGCTTGCCGCAGCTGTCGGGGATAAAGACATGCCCCACATCCGCCATGCTCGACACCGGGTTGGCGGCCCCGTAGAGTTTCTGGTCGAACGCCCTCAACTTCCCAGTTGGTTTGGCGGCCGGCTGGTTAAGCTTGCCATAGATGAACTGCAAAATCGCGCCAGCCTGGTCGTAATTGTTGTCGTTGGCAGTATTTGGGGGATCGTTCACACATTCGTTGATGTACGGCGTTGCGTTGGTCGGGCACAAATTCCCGAAGACCTTCGAAACAAACGAGTGACCGGCAGGGTAATTGCTGACATAGGCGAGGTTTGAATCGGGAACTCGGGCCAATTTGAAAAACTGGACGCTAGCATCGACGGCACTTTGCTTGACGATCGTATCGGCCGTACCGCTGAAAATGTAAATCTTCTTTGATTCAAGGTTGGAAAGCGGGTCGATGGCGCCGATCCGCGAAGACGTTTCCGCCGCAGCGAACAACATCGCAGGATTTGGAGGAACGCGCGGCACTTGGCCCATGCAGATTCCCGTATAGGTGAGATTGCCCATAGCGCAAAAATAAGGTCCACCAGCGACAATGCCGGCTCCCATGAAACTTGATGAATACGCGACCTGCAACTGCGAGGCCATGAACGCTCCCGATGATAGGCCCGACACCGAGATCGCGTTGCGATCGATCTTCAGTTTTGGCAGCGCTTGGGTTTGTGCCACCCCGGTCAGCAGCAGCAGGCTGAAACTTGCGGTGACAATTCGTTTAACCAAGCTACAAAACCTGGTTTTCTTCCAATCCGGAAAAATCTTTGCGCTCATACCCTCATACCCCTTTGCGGGAATAGCTTTGGTCGCGCCCTTAAATTTGCGACCAGATTGTCAGAGGAGGCTTTTCGTGCCACATGCGGTTCACTGCCCCTGCCGAAAGCCACAGATTCGATTGCAATTGTTGCCGCGCTGCTAAACATAGAAGATGCCCAACCTCGGATCCAATGTCGTGGTGCATTCCTCCACGACTGATTTCGTACAAATCCCATGCCACCAAAAACGGCATATCATCAAAATGTTGGGGTATGGCTCCTCGCCGTGCGCCGCGTCGACGTATTCCACAAAATCGTATGTCGCTCGCTTTTGGAGACGTGACGAATTGATTGGTTCGTTGACAGCCTGATCGGGGAGCCCTCAGCGATCATTATGAGTGTGCTTTAACTGAACTGTGATGGAACTCCCGAGAATATGGCAAGGCTGGCATTTCTTTCGAATTATGCCGGTCTGAATCCGGAGATCCCCGACCCGTTCTGCACCGGGTAATAAAGTCACTATTCGAAAGATCTCATCGACATTGGTGATTTCGGGCTACTCTGCCATCCTAGACGGCAAGCTCCTGTAGGCAACAGCGATAGCGCTCGTCAACGATGACCGGTCGACTGGCGGCCACGAGGCTCGTCTTTCGAGAGTCCTGGTACCCGCCTTACTAAGACGACCTAGCGGGCCGAGGTTTGAGCAAATTACGGTCATTTAAAGAGGATAACCGCGCTGTTCAATGCTCGAGCGCGCCGTATTACCTCGTTATTCCGCTGCTACCTTAGCGGCTTCGGCGGCATACTTTCGGGCCGTCGCCCTCAGCCGGTCGGTGTATTCGTAGATCTGGTCGAGCGTATCGACGATTAAGCGCTCTTCGTTTTCCCCGTCGAAGAGCCCGATGTACTTGACTGACCTGTTGAAGTGGAGTCGCGCCAACGGTTTGCGATTGTTGTTGTCGATGAGTATCGCGCAGTAGGACTTAGCGTCTCGCATGACCACACGCTTTGCGCTGATGGTTTCGCGAACGATCGCTTTTACGATCATGTAGCCTTCTACTTCCTCTTCGGTCGTTATGACCTCAGGGTCTTCGGCGACGGGGGCATCAATCTTCTCGATGACCTCCTGCGTCTCCGCAAGAGCGCTAGACAACCGACTCTTCACCGTATCCATGATCACTTCGCGAAACGCGGTCCGGACGACGCCTGTCAGCATTTCCCGTACGGGAGCCGTTATCCTGCCCTCGTAGACATCGTGCGAGACCATCTTTACGAATTCCTCGCTCGGCTCCTCAATAAGCTTGGAAATGACCTGCTTTATGCCCGAAGTGTACTTGAGACGCTCTGCGGTGGCCAAAATGTTCGAGACGTCGAAAGTGGATTTCTCGAACTTACGCAGTTCGGACAAAATGCCCGACTGGACGTCGCTAATGTCGAAAACGAGGAATGGTCGAGCATCGAGCTTGTTCGGCGCTTCAAGGTCGGTGTA
Proteins encoded:
- a CDS encoding efflux RND transporter periplasmic adaptor subunit, whose translation is MRKPCLLLVAVLVCAALQFPCANSMAEQAAAPALTVSLTAPAIRDWPETVPASGWLKPWQEAIIASETSGLRITDVLADVGSVVTKGQTLARLSQDSVLADLRKQEAAVVTAKANLTKAKANADRARQLSTSGALADEKITEYLADEQTATASLTSEEAALDGEKIKLAHTTITAADDGLITSRSANLGAVVSTGTELFRMVRQQRVEWQAEVSARYLPRISEGLSVRINGPEGHVIAGKVRLVGPSVSTDTSRAIVYVALPADIRPRTGLYVTGSIELQTTPALTVPETAIVFRDGISYVFTAGEDKRVRRVRVETGRRNNGEVEIVFGIDRSSKVVTSGGAFLSDNDLVKIAEKN
- a CDS encoding efflux RND transporter permease subunit, with the protein product MNFSAFSIRNPIPAILLFVMFGFGGLWAFKQLAVQYFPDMDLPTISVTATLDGAAPTQLETEVARTIEDSLTSLSHLDHILTTITDGTVSTKVSFKLQKDSETALNEVRNAVDSVKADLPAQMATPIVTKATVQSSALVTYAVRSTALNETELSWFVDNDLTKALLSVPGVGQVNRIGGIDREVHVDLDPSTMASFGVTAATVSAQLKAVQADKSGGLGEVGGTRQTLRTLGAVESVGALRELTIPLANGQQARLDDIASVKDSFAERSSMAYLDGKPVIAVEIKRSNGFSDSSVSADVSTAMKNFAASHPNVQIHAVYSLIGSILGNYDGSMHILYEGAILAIVVVWLFLRDWRATILSAVALPLSAIPTFLVMYLAGFSLNVVTLLALSLVVGILVDDAIVEIENIARHLQMGKRPIDAAMEAANEIGLAVIATTFTLVAVFLPTAFMSGIPGLLFRQFGITAAVAVVASLVVARLLTPMMAAYFMKAHPSEQKDGRIMRAYMALAKAALDHRKTTVAVTAVVVAVSLSVIPLLRTGYLPAADDSRTQITLTLQPGATVEQTDAATRKAADILSEIPDVTHVFAAVGSGSSGGGATVARSSVGSAAIVATLTPIDGRDRKQSEIENDIRQALSVLPGVRVAVGIGNGTKLEFTLASDDANALDSASTALEEQLRTLQGIGAVTSTAARQAPEIQITPDFARAAALGVTSNAIASAVRVATNGEYSSDLPKLNLPQRQIPIVVRFSPETRTNLDDIKNMRVPGAKGNVDLGSIADIRIGGSPSEIDRIDRMRNVTVSVELNGRILGDVNREAKALPALQHLPPGVTLVEHGELQRSSELFQSFALAMAIGVFCIYTVLVLLFHDFLQPLTLLMALPLSLGGALVPLVVTGTSFSMPAVIGLLMLMGVVTKNSILLIEYAIMSRRRGMSRFDALVDACHKRARPIVMTTLAMASGMLPAALSLSGGDSSFRQPMAIVVIGGVMISTLLSLIIIPVIFTFVDDLQNLLKSFNRRALRRHATCGRETEFSNLPGDLGGDTGKSLEMTPSQHKVIEPTP
- the glmS gene encoding glutamine--fructose-6-phosphate transaminase (isomerizing); protein product: MCGIVGIVGHHPVSDRLIDALKRLEYRGYDSAGVATIDGGALHRRRCEGKLLNLEAKLKEQPLAGTIGIGHTRWATHGAPTERNAHPHFSDGIAVVHNGIIENFAELKDELTAAGTEFQTDTDTEVIAHLVARLRRDGMGRREAMHAMLKRVRGAYSLALLFEEDPSTIMAARNGPPLAIGHGSGEMFLGSDAIALAPFTNEITYLIDGDWAVIDKTGVRIFDIDGKVTTRPRQISVVTAHMIDKGNYRHFMEKEIYDQPEAISDTLGHYLNFSDNQVVAAWRDTVFANVQSLAISACGTAYLAGLIGKYWFEHYARLPVEIDVASEFRYREIPFSPQVAALFISQSGETADTLACLRYCKEHGLKTGAVVNTPESTIARESDTVFPILAGPEIGVASTKAFTCQLAVLAALAVAAGRARGTLTEKEEQTLVGRLAEMPRVMGQVLNSIQPRIELLSRELAKCRAVLYLGRGTSFPLAMEGALKLKEISYIHAQGYAAGELKHGPIALIDENMPVIVIAPHDRFFDKTASNMQEVAARGGRIILITDEKGARALKLDTMQTIVLPNVDEIIAPMIFSLPVQLLAYHTAVFAGTDVDQPRNLAKSVTVE
- a CDS encoding type II toxin-antitoxin system RelE/ParE family toxin: MHFNFSLSVEAEEDIIAIAEQGVSMFGSTQARRYHDDLFAVLDLIAANPRMARELEEISPPVRIHPFEAHPIVYRIEENGAIFVIRIRRRHEDWTGDPV
- the msuE gene encoding FMN reductase encodes the protein MPQTKIFGFSGNITRPSTTRTFVDHIVGQLAIKTRAVAQSFDVDDLGPSLLAAKRLDDLNAQARGVVDQMLEADVLVVGSPTYKGSYTGLFKHYFDLLDPTSLRGKPIIIAATGGGERHSLVVEHQLRPLFGFFEALAMPTAIYATRNDFAHGEVISEAIRMRVGRAVEEAAYAIG